The Paenibacillus sp. BIC5C1 DNA segment CGATCTGAACTCTGTTAAAAACATCATTAATGTTGTAAGCGCAAACAAAATGATTGCGGTGCTAGAAGTACATGATGCAACAGGGAAGGATGACTATAATTCGTTGGATGCAGCAGTGAACTACTGGATTAGCATCAAGGAAGCACTCATAGGCAAAGAAGACAGGGTTATCGTAAATATTGCGAACGAATGGTATGGAACATGGAACGGCAGTGCCTGGGCTGACGGATACAAAAAAGCGATTCCGAAGCTGAGAAATGCCGGTATTAACAATACATTGATCGTGGATGCAGCAGGCTGGGGGCAGTACCCGCAATCCATCGTGGATTATGGACAAAGTGTATTTGCAGCGGATTCGCAGAAAAATACTGTATTCTCGATTCACATGTATGAATATGCCGGTAAAGATGCGGCAACCGTTAAATCCAACATGGAGAGCGTATTGAACAAAGGTCTGGCCCTGATCATCGGTGAGTTCGGTGGATACCACACGAATGGGGACGTCGATGAATATGCGATCATGAAATATGGTCAGGAAAAAGGGGTAGGCTGGCTCGCGTGGTCCTGGTATGGCAACAGCTCTGATTTGAACTATTTGGACTTGGCTACGGGTCCTAACGGAAGTTTGACATCCTTTGGAAACACAGTCGTCAACGACACGTATGGAATTAAAAACACTTCAAAAAAAGCAGGGATCTACTAGAGTCTATGGGGCCTAGCTTTTCGAAAAAGATTCATCCAATCAACGAGTGACATTAAGCTTGTTGTGACCCAAAAATCTCTTCAAGCACTCTGACCAACACGTCAGGGTGTTTTTTTATAGAAAGAAAAATCACCAAAACAGAAATCTTTTGAATTCTTCCGTTTATATTTAAAATCTTTTATTTTCAAAACAAAACAAAGATGATAAACTCTGATTAGGAATAAAACAAACATTATCGGAGGGGAACAAATGGTACAGAGTTTATGGAATTCATCACAGGCTTCGGAGAAAACAACCGGACTGGAGCAACTGGTCTACCGATCCAATCTGATTGGGGCAGATCGTCGTGTATGTAACATTTTCGGAGGCAACACGTCTACCAAAACGACGGTGAAAGATTTTCGCGGCCGTGATATAGAAGTGATGTATGTAAAAGGTAGTGGATCGGACCTGGCTTCCATGCAGGCGAAGCATTTTACAGGACTTGGACTTGAAGACATTCGTCCATTAATCGAACGTGAATCCATGTCGGATGAAGAAATGGTCGAATATCTGGGGCACTGCATGATCGATTCCAAACACCCGCGTGCATCCATTGAGACGTTGTTGCATGCGTTCCTTCCATATAAACATGTGGACCATACCCATCCGGATGCAATTATTAGTCTGTGTTGTGCAGATAACGGAAAAGAACTGGCAAAAGAGATTTACGGGGATCGCTTTGTATGGGTTCCTTATGTGCGTCCCGGATTCACACTGTCCAAGATGATTGCTGAAAGCGTATTCTCAAATCCGAATGCTGAACTGGTTCTGATGGAGAAGCACGGACTTGTGACTTGGGGAGAAACATCGGAAGAGTGTTACGCGCAGACGATCAAAATTATTAATGAAGCGGAAGCCTTCATTGAAGCACGTGTCAACGAAGGAAGCCTGTTCGGTGGAGAGAAGCATCCTGCGCTTGAGGCAGAAGTTCGTCGCCAGATCGTATCCAAAGTAATGCCAACCATTCGGGGAGCGGTATCCGACAGCAAAAAAATGATTTTGTCCTTTGACGATCAGGAGGATGTGCTTGCCTTTGTTGGTGGAGTGGATTCGCCGAAGCTGTCACAGGTAGGCGCGGCGTGCCCGGATCATTTGGTGCATACCAAAGTGGTACCTCTATTCATCAATTGGACACCGGACGCGGAGGATATTGAAGGGCTGAAATCCAAGCTGGTGGAAGGCGTGGCTGCCTACAAAGAGCAATATCAACAATATTTTGAGAGCAACAAAAATGATGGTGACGTGATGTTCGAAGCTGCACCTCGTGTCATTCTCATCCCAGGTGTGGGCATGATCAACACAGGCAAGAGCTGGGCCCTGTCCCAGGTAAGCGGGGCATTGTATCATAGAGCCATTGCGGTTATGCGCGGTGCGACAAGTCTGGGCCAATTCGTATCCCTCAGCGCCAATGAATCCTACAATGTAGAGTACTGGCCGCTTGAGCTTTACAAATTATCGCTGGCTCCGGCGGAGAATGAGTTTTCCCGCAAAGTGGCGTTTATTACCGGGGGTGCCGGCGGAATTGGAAGTGAAACCGCACGCAGATTGGTATCCGAAGGGGCGCATGTCGTTCTTGCGGACCTTAACCTTGAAGGGGCGCAGAAGGTAGCTCAGGAAATTAACGATCAATATGGTGCTAATCGCGCATATGCATTGAAGATGGATGTGACCGATGAGGAAGCCGTGCAATCTGCATATGCCGAAGTTGCCATACAATATGGCGGCGTGGATATTATCGTGAACAATGCGGGTTTGGCCACCTCCAGTCCATTCGACGAAACATCGTTGAAGGAGTGGAACTTGAACATGAGTGTGCTGGGTACGGGGTATTTCCTCGTAGCACGCGAAGCGTTCAAGTTAATGAAGCAGCAGGG contains these protein-coding regions:
- a CDS encoding glycoside hydrolase family 5 protein, encoding MLVILGSAAPKVSAASGFYVSGGKLYDSTGKAFVMRGVNHGHSWFKNDLNTAIPAIAKTGANTVRIVLSNGVQYTKDDLNSVKNIINVVSANKMIAVLEVHDATGKDDYNSLDAAVNYWISIKEALIGKEDRVIVNIANEWYGTWNGSAWADGYKKAIPKLRNAGINNTLIVDAAGWGQYPQSIVDYGQSVFAADSQKNTVFSIHMYEYAGKDAATVKSNMESVLNKGLALIIGEFGGYHTNGDVDEYAIMKYGQEKGVGWLAWSWYGNSSDLNYLDLATGPNGSLTSFGNTVVNDTYGIKNTSKKAGIY
- a CDS encoding bifunctional aldolase/short-chain dehydrogenase — its product is MVQSLWNSSQASEKTTGLEQLVYRSNLIGADRRVCNIFGGNTSTKTTVKDFRGRDIEVMYVKGSGSDLASMQAKHFTGLGLEDIRPLIERESMSDEEMVEYLGHCMIDSKHPRASIETLLHAFLPYKHVDHTHPDAIISLCCADNGKELAKEIYGDRFVWVPYVRPGFTLSKMIAESVFSNPNAELVLMEKHGLVTWGETSEECYAQTIKIINEAEAFIEARVNEGSLFGGEKHPALEAEVRRQIVSKVMPTIRGAVSDSKKMILSFDDQEDVLAFVGGVDSPKLSQVGAACPDHLVHTKVVPLFINWTPDAEDIEGLKSKLVEGVAAYKEQYQQYFESNKNDGDVMFEAAPRVILIPGVGMINTGKSWALSQVSGALYHRAIAVMRGATSLGQFVSLSANESYNVEYWPLELYKLSLAPAENEFSRKVAFITGGAGGIGSETARRLVSEGAHVVLADLNLEGAQKVAQEINDQYGANRAYALKMDVTDEEAVQSAYAEVAIQYGGVDIIVNNAGLATSSPFDETSLKEWNLNMSVLGTGYFLVAREAFKLMKQQGIGGSMVFIGSKNSVYAGKSASAYSSAKALEAHLARCIAAEGGEYGIRVNTILPDAILQGSAIWNGSWRNERAAAYGIEPDQLEEYYRKRTTLLVNIYPRDIAEGIAFFASSKSEKTTGCMMTIDGGVPAAFTR